The region GAAGACTTTTTATGTCCATTTTTCAAAGATTATCCCTTGCTATTTGGTTGTGACTGACCACTGATTTAGGGAATTATGTGCAGTCTTACAGGAAAGTTACCTTGGAAATACAGCCAATTATATGTGTGACCCAACGATTACATTAAATTGAATGTATAATTGCAGAATAATTAATATTTCATAAATGAGCATTATAATCACAAGATTGAAACTTGACAGAAATTCTTCAGATAAGTAGCTTATTGCTACCTCAAGTTAGGTAGTTCATTCTTAAAAAACTGCCGGATATATTtgttaataaaataaaaatgaacatATGCTttcatacttattttttttttttttttttttatactttgtcgctgtctcccgcgtttgcgaggtagcgcaaggaaacagacgaaagaaatggcccaacccccccccatacacatgtacatacacacgtccacacacgcaaatatacatacctacacagctttccatggtttaccccagacgcttcacatgccttgattcaatccactgacagcacgtcaacccctgtataccacatcgctccaattcactctattccttgccctcctttcaccctcctgcatgttcaggccccgatcacacaaaatctttttcactccatctttccacctccaatttggtctccctcttctcctcgttccctccacctccgacacatatatcctcttggtcaatctttcctcactcattctctccatgtgcccaaaccatttcaagacaccctcttctgctctctcaaccacgctctttttatttccacacatctctcttacccttacgttacttactcgatcaaaccacctcacaccacacattgtcctcaaacatctcatttccagcacatccatcctcctgcgcacaactctatccatagcccacgcctcgcaaccatacagcattgttggaaccactattccttcaaacatacccatttttgctttccgagataatgttcttgacttccacacatttttcaaggctcccaaaattttcgccccctcccccaccctatgattcacttccgcttccatggttccatccgctgacagatccactcccagatatctaaaacacttcacttcctccagtttttctccattcaaactcacctcccaattgacttgaccctcaaccctactgtacctaataaccttgctcttattcacatttactcttaactttcttcttccacacactttaccaaactcagtcaccagcttctgcagtttctcacatgaatcagccaccagcgctgtatcatcagcgaacaacaactgactcacttcccaagctctctcatccccaacagacttcatacttgcccctctttccaggactcttgcatttacctccctaacaaccccatccataaacaaattaaacaaccatggagacatcacacacccctgccgcaaacctacattcactgagaaccaatcactttcctctcttcctacacgtacacatgccttacatcctcgataaaaacttttcactgcttctaacaacttgcctcccacaccatatattcttaataccttccacagagcatctctatcaactctatcatatgccttctccagatccataaatgctacatacaaatccatttgcttttctaagtatttctcacatacattcttcaaagcaaacacctgatccacacatcctctaccacttctgaaaccgcactgctcttccccaatctgatgctctgtacatgccttcaccctctcaatcaataccctcccatataatttaccaggaattcatACTTATATCTTTCTCAATATGTCTACCTGGTTTTATCACTGTCAGCATGTATCTTACTATTGCGCATCATAGCATCAAATGTACGATCAGTTAACTTTCCCAACATTATTATTTAGTTAAATGTTGGCTAGTTGGTGGGAGTGGGAGATTGTAGACATTTGTTACCTTTCTTCTCCATCTGCTCAGTCTGGACTGCGGCTAAACGGGTCAACCCCCAAAGCTGATATTGGTTCTTTATTCCATAGAAATTAATGTTAATATTTCCTTCAATCGAATACTTTTTTTCATCTCAATTTGCAgtacaaaatagatatataactgGTTTACTTTAaacaattataaaaataatacaaaattGAGATATATCATTTGCACTTTTTGCTCATATTATTTTTTACTCATATGATATCAATCAATAATATTTAAGTAGTTAAAGAAATTTATGAAGTTGTGAAAAAGAGACATACGTAAATTACAATAGTTAGAAATGTCCCTCAATGTTTGTTTACTTTAATCAGCTGTTGAGCTTGGCTAGTGTGTCAGTGTTGGTCGGGTCAGGTTTACCTACATGTCAGTTCACAATGGATATCAAGGAAAAGTTTATGTCCTTTATCGACAAGCAGAAAGTATCACTCAAGACGCCATCCTCACCTGTACAAGCTGCAGAATTTGTAACGTCAGATGAATTTGAGGGTCGGACTGCTGTGACAGCTCAGCTCCAGAGGAAAGCTAGCCTCTTGAACGATCATATTCTCACTCCCGAGGCTGAACAGGCCGTGATTGGTAGTATTGAATCATTATATTTTGAAAGCAATAACGTAGATGTTAGTGAGCATGAGCTGAAAAAATTTCCAGATATCGCTGATGTACACATAATTAATGGAATGAGATCGAGGTTACGGAAACAGCAGACTATAGTATCGAGAAGGGTACTGGATTTGATTATGCAGAAACAGGGACTCTGTAGTCAAGAGATGGAGAAAGTAACAGAACTACAGAAGGAAGTGACTAAAGGAGTAGGACTCTGCATTGAGGGTCGTAAAAAATTAGCTCAAGGTAGAAGTCAGTTTACGTCTGCAAGTCTAGGAATTCTTGCCAATTACAGCAAGAGGCAGAAGATTGCCAGTGTCATCAGATCCCTGCGAACAATACGAACTCTACAGATGACAGATGTGCAGCTTCAAAGTTTGCTTAAAGCAGAGGATTACCCTGGAGCAATTCAGCTATTGTTAGAATGTCAGAAAGCTGCAGCAACATTCAAACACTTTACGTGTATTTCAGAATTAAGCACAAAATTACAGGACACATTAGAAGGTGCAGAGGAGCAATTAGATGTAGCACTGGCAAAAGTTGCTGCGAACTTTAATGAGGCAAGCTATGAAAAACTTCAAATTGCCTATGGCCTACTGGGGAAGACTCAGACATTAATGGATCAGTTACACATGCACTTGACCTCACACATTCACAACTCAGCTTTTATGATTGTTCTGGGATACGTAGAGCTGTATAATAGTGCTGGGGCGGGTAACAACATTGGTTCAGGGTCTTCCTTCTCAAAGCTGCAATATTCAGAATTGTGTAAATATGTAAACGAGGAGAGTTTCCTTCCATGCCTTTTAGATTTAAGTAAGTGTATGTGGAATGTCTTAAAAAGTTACAGAAGCATAATAAGATGGCATGAGAATGATGAGAAAGTTGGTGGGGAAAGCTCATCTAGTGAGGTTCAGGAGGACACTGAGGCAGCAACGACAAGGAGATATACAAAGCAGAAGTTAGAGCATGGATTGTACAGAATATGGCAGGATGTCCAAGCTAAAGTACGGACTTTCATATTAGCTTCGGATCTTTCTCATTTCAAATTTGATGACTTTTTAAGAATACTTGATGTCATCAGTAAATTGATCGATGTTGGTGAATCCTTTTGTGGCAGTAGATCTGAGACACTTCGTGAATCTATCAAGAAACAGTCTATTAATTATTTTCGCAATCATCATCGTGCACGAATGGAGGAACTTCATATGTTTTTAGAGAATGAAGGTTGGGAAGCTTGTCCTGTCAAATCTACATTTTGTATTTACCAGCTGATGGAGTATAGGTTCCTAAAAGGAAGAGATGGTAATTTTACACGAATCACaactccaagctcttcaccaagtaAGAAGTCAGGTGAGCAGCC is a window of Panulirus ornatus isolate Po-2019 chromosome 22, ASM3632096v1, whole genome shotgun sequence DNA encoding:
- the Vps50 gene encoding syndetin, translated to MDIKEKFMSFIDKQKVSLKTPSSPVQAAEFVTSDEFEGRTAVTAQLQRKASLLNDHILTPEAEQAVIGSIESLYFESNNVDVSEHELKKFPDIADVHIINGMRSRLRKQQTIVSRRVLDLIMQKQGLCSQEMEKVTELQKEVTKGVGLCIEGRKKLAQGRSQFTSASLGILANYSKRQKIASVIRSLRTIRTLQMTDVQLQSLLKAEDYPGAIQLLLECQKAAATFKHFTCISELSTKLQDTLEGAEEQLDVALAKVAANFNEASYEKLQIAYGLLGKTQTLMDQLHMHLTSHIHNSAFMIVLGYVELYNSAGAGNNIGSGSSFSKLQYSELCKYVNEESFLPCLLDLSKCMWNVLKSYRSIIRWHENDEKVGGESSSSEVQEDTEAATTRRYTKQKLEHGLYRIWQDVQAKVRTFILASDLSHFKFDDFLRILDVISKLIDVGESFCGSRSETLRESIKKQSINYFRNHHRARMEELHMFLENEGWEACPVKSTFCIYQLMEYRFLKGRDGNFTRITTPSSSPSKKSGNGMEKKDVFDQYNKETSPFDIAAEETVEEDIMANGEASEPLNLSDDDSDDEVPEELKRDFVDEQTGEAPQPHPRRKLDHGKMSIVTNTTLTILRLIGKYIQMMRLLQPIAFDVMICLSHLFDYYLYSVFTFFGTRGELEQNLSRRLRGSLKRIQDTLILNPDAPQEELTDQDKIRHHVYTAVAAQVIDYDGILSRMSSVKWDISDLMSQHSQYVDVLLRQLQVLSMRLEEMSRVSPIPNEAYVALWECIVRITNCTLLEGFVGARRCTNEGRSLMQLDYQQFLMKLECLTSVRPLPDRHRVETYIKAYYLPEGALEEWVQQNSADYTPRQLTALVATMTHISKRTRQKIAALIEESGKKS